In Hoplias malabaricus isolate fHopMal1 chromosome 18, fHopMal1.hap1, whole genome shotgun sequence, the genomic window GACCAGGAACGGATGGAGCGCCATCTCTCAGGAGAACATGGTTCCACGGTTCCACTGCCCAGGGCCcggagtgtgggtgtgtggcagtgtgtgagtgaggatTAAAGGTGTGTTCCTCACACAGTGGTGGAGGCGAGGTTAGTGTCCTCCTCCTTCAGCCGTCCGTCCAGAGCCAGTCCTCGTTTCTCCTTGTTGTTGGCCAGAACGGGAGTGATCTCCAGAGTCTTCTCGAATGAGGAGTTCGCCTCCACCGTCTCACTAAAAAACACACCGCTCCGGTTAGTGACATCACAACTCTCAGGGTGGAGGACAGGTCTCAGATctcactgaggaacacagaggttTACTCACGAGAACTCTTCTGTCAGAACGTTCTTGGTGTATTTATCAGCAGAGTACAGGATCACGTCTGTGGTCTGGTCAACTGGCAAAACAACGGCAAGAAAACATTATATTCCAGCGGCTTCCACCAGGGGGCGCCACAGACGATAATTATTAGGTGTACCAACAATCTGAACACAGTCACTGTACAATGAttaaagagaggagagagtgtgagttCTAAATCACAgatatacaccacacacacacacactacacacacacacacacacatacacacactttaaacTCATTTGTACCTGATACAATACAGCTGTTAAAACCAAATTAATTTCTAATCCATCAGGTTTGGGACAGCACCACGAGCAGGTGCGCCCCCCAGTGGCCGGGACGCTGGCTGTATTTACATATACATCTTTAAATCCCCCAGGAGCCCTTTCACCACACGAGCCAACCCCAGCGTCTCCGAGTCACCGACACCGAGCCGACACTCACCTGTGATTTTGATCTTCTTCACCACTTTGTTGGACTCGTTCTTCACCTTCACTTTCACAGGAATGACGTCTCCGTGGTAATAAATCTGTCGGCAGCAAAACATTAAACCCGTCACAACCCGTTCAGCAGAGTCTCGCTTTCACAAatgattgtgtttgtttgtcgtTTCCTCACCTCTTTGTCCAGAGACACCTCCAGAAGGACGGGTTTGTCCGACATCATGAAGTTTTTGCAGATCTCCGCCTTCTGTCCCGAGCCCGTGTTGTCGGGAGCGTACAGGATCTTACGGATGACGAGACGAGCCGTGTccctgacacaaacacagcgtTCAGACAGGAAACATCTCCCGATGTTCATGTGTTCACACACCGTCACAGACAAAATCAAACACTCACTTTTTCTCGATTTTCTCCTCAGGATCCTCAGCTACTTTCGCCAGATACGTCTTCACCTCAAAGTCCACTCCGCACGgctacaacacaacacaacacaccagtgtgagcaacacaacacaacacacaacagtgtaagcaacacacaacaaacaacagtgtgagcaacacacaacacagcagtgtaagcaacacacaacacagcagtgttagcaacacacaacacagcagtgttagcaacacacaacacaacacagcagtgttagcaacgcacaacacaacacagcagtgttagcacaacacaacacagcagtgttagcacaacacaacacagcagtgttagcaacacacaacacaagtgttagcaacacacaacacaacacaacagtgTGAGCAACACACAACACCAAACTAAAAATAAAGCTACATTTCAGTTTAAAACTTAATCTAAACTCAGTCTGAATGTGGATCTGGATCTAAATGTGGATTTAAATGTGGATCTGAATCTGAATGTGGTTCTAAATGTGAATCTGGACCTGAATGTGGCTCTGGATCTGAGTGTGAATCTGGATCTAGATGTGGATCAGGATCTGAATGTGAATCTGGATCTGAATGTGAATCTGGATCTGAATCTGGATGTGAATGTGAATCTGGATCTGAATGTGAATCTGGATCTGAATGTGAATCTGGAtctgaatgtgaatgtgaatcTGGATCTGGATGTGAATCTGGATCTGAATGTGAATCTGGATCTGGATGTAGATCTGGATGTGAATGTGAATCTGGATCTGGATGTGAATCTGGATGTGAATGTGAATCTGGATCTGGATCTGGATCTGGATGTGAATCTGGATCAGGATGTGAGTGCTGTGTGAACAGACCTTGCCCTTGTCGTCGGGTCCCGGCTGCAGGGTGACTGAACACGGCAGGTTGGTGGGAATCTTtagacagaaataaacagaggatgctcatttgcatacagtaaataatgaatgtgtgtgttgaaggTGGGGGAGAGCAGCCCTACGTTGAATGTGAAGGGGTAGCTCTGTTCTCCGGATTTCTTCAGCAGAGTTTCGTGCATCTCAGACAGCGCCGGCTTGTATCCGGCGTCGGGGTAGAGCTGGATGTGATGGATCCAGATGTCCTTCCTGTAGGAAAGTCC contains:
- the arr3a gene encoding arrestin 3a, retinal (X-arrestin), with product MAKVFKKTSGSSQLTLLLGKRDYVDHVDKVDIVEGVVKIDPSELGDRKVWVQLCCAFRYGRDDLDVIGLSYRKDIWIHHIQLYPDAGYKPALSEMHETLLKKSGEQSYPFTFNIPTNLPCSVTLQPGPDDKGKPCGVDFEVKTYLAKVAEDPEEKIEKKDTARLVIRKILYAPDNTGSGQKAEICKNFMMSDKPVLLEVSLDKEIYYHGDVIPVKVKVKNESNKVVKKIKITVDQTTDVILYSADKYTKNVLTEEFSETVEANSSFEKTLEITPVLANNKEKRGLALDGRLKEEDTNLASTTVLRPGMDKEVLGIMVTYKIKVNLMVSGGGLLGGLTASDVTAELPLTLMHPKPTE